The Eubacteriaceae bacterium Marseille-Q4139 genome has a window encoding:
- a CDS encoding heavy-metal-associated domain-containing protein: protein MATYIILAALVLLCAAAGYRYVKRLRSGGCCGGGGETPEKRVKVEDKNKAHYPYLATLKIDGMICSACARRVENALNRLDGVWAQVDLERREANVRMKQEPDEKTLRDTVLAAGYTVMSVRRGA from the coding sequence ATGGCTACATATATCATTTTGGCGGCATTGGTGCTGCTTTGTGCTGCGGCCGGGTACCGCTATGTGAAAAGGCTGCGGTCAGGAGGCTGCTGCGGAGGCGGCGGGGAGACCCCGGAGAAAAGAGTAAAGGTAGAGGATAAAAATAAGGCTCACTACCCCTATCTGGCGACGCTGAAAATTGATGGGATGATCTGTTCGGCCTGCGCCAGACGGGTGGAAAATGCATTGAACCGCCTGGACGGCGTCTGGGCACAGGTGGATCTGGAACGCCGTGAGGCGAATGTGCGGATGAAACAGGAGCCGGATGAAAAGACACTCCGGGATACGGTGCTTGCGGCCGGCTATACGGTCATGAGCGTAAGACGGGGCGCATAG
- a CDS encoding TetM/TetW/TetO/TetS family tetracycline resistance ribosomal protection protein, whose amino-acid sequence MGNTSGNKENKAEGGAGRITLGILAHVDAGKTTLSEAILFQTGVIRKCGRVDNQDAFLDTYRLERERGITIFSKQAVFGLGGMTVTLLDTPGHVDFSTEMERTLQVLDYAVLVISGADGVQGHTETLWRLLKRYKIPVFLFINKMDQPGTDRAQLMADIKKRLGDGFVDFGEEREAWLDGLAMCSEELMEAYLETGELEKDMIRRAVRERKVFPCFFGSALRLTGVEELLKGMEEYAECPKYRPEFGAKVFKISRDGQGNRLTHLKITGGSLKVREPLGGSDGEKVNQIRIYSGAKYEISGEAEAGTVCAVTGPSDTRPGQGFGAEMETGTPFLEPVLTYGLILPDGYDAHKMLANLRELEEEDPMLHILWNEVLSEIQIQVMGDVQIEILKSQIAERFGADVEFGSGSIVYKETIAKAVEGVGHYEPLRHYAEVHLLMEPGDPGSGIQIASECSEDMLDRNWQRLVMTHLEEKPYRGVLTGSEITDMKITLIAGRAHLKHTEGGDFRQATYRAVRQGLKEAGCRLLEPVYQFRLELPAESLGRAMADVERMYGTFGDPVQDGGTAILTGSAPVVTMRGYQREVASYTRGRGRLSCTLKGYEPCHNEAEVIEAIGYDFDADLQDPAGSVFCAHGAGYLVPWNEVKAHMHVESPLGKGRLSGTALDTVSRKEPAVIRPSGGTAPGRIQTSYEEDKELEEIFKRTFGEKKRPSFSDGGGRRVIRAGGGAERKQPAKTESGPSEEYLLVDGYNIIFAWEDLRKLAETNIDGARYRLMDILCNYQGFRKCTLIVVFDAYKVTGNTGEALKYHNIHVVYTKEAETADQYIEKLAHKIGPRYRVTVATSDGLEQLIIRGQGCLLMSASDLLEEVERVNKEIAMEKARRTGSGKNYLLSHADGEVAEYLEQVRLGTDGKKKGGRG is encoded by the coding sequence ATGGGAAATACGTCTGGAAATAAAGAAAATAAGGCAGAGGGCGGCGCCGGCCGCATTACCCTCGGAATCCTGGCCCATGTGGATGCCGGAAAGACGACGCTTTCCGAAGCGATCCTCTTTCAGACCGGCGTGATCCGCAAATGCGGCCGCGTGGACAACCAGGACGCCTTCCTGGATACATACAGGCTGGAGCGGGAGCGGGGCATTACGATTTTCTCCAAACAGGCTGTTTTTGGCCTGGGCGGCATGACGGTGACGCTTCTTGACACGCCCGGCCATGTGGATTTTTCCACGGAGATGGAGCGGACGCTTCAGGTTCTGGATTACGCCGTACTTGTCATCAGCGGGGCTGACGGGGTTCAGGGCCATACGGAGACGCTTTGGCGGCTGCTAAAACGGTACAAAATCCCAGTGTTCCTTTTTATCAACAAAATGGATCAGCCGGGTACCGACCGGGCACAGCTCATGGCAGACATCAAAAAACGCCTGGGAGACGGCTTCGTGGATTTTGGAGAAGAAAGGGAGGCATGGCTCGACGGCCTCGCCATGTGCAGCGAAGAACTGATGGAGGCGTATCTGGAGACAGGTGAGCTTGAAAAAGACATGATCCGCCGGGCCGTCCGGGAGCGGAAGGTATTTCCCTGCTTTTTCGGCTCTGCCCTGCGGCTTACCGGAGTGGAAGAGCTTTTAAAAGGGATGGAAGAATACGCGGAATGTCCAAAATACCGGCCGGAGTTCGGCGCCAAAGTCTTTAAAATTTCCAGGGACGGTCAGGGAAACCGGCTCACCCATTTAAAAATCACCGGCGGGAGCCTGAAAGTCCGGGAGCCCCTGGGCGGTTCGGACGGCGAAAAGGTCAACCAGATCCGGATTTACTCCGGGGCGAAATACGAGATTTCCGGGGAGGCAGAGGCAGGGACGGTCTGTGCTGTGACAGGGCCTTCGGACACGCGGCCCGGCCAGGGCTTCGGAGCCGAGATGGAAACGGGAACGCCGTTTCTCGAGCCGGTTCTCACCTATGGCCTCATTCTCCCCGACGGATATGACGCCCACAAAATGCTTGCGAACCTGCGGGAGCTGGAGGAAGAGGATCCCATGCTCCATATCCTTTGGAACGAAGTCCTCTCCGAAATCCAGATTCAGGTCATGGGCGACGTCCAGATCGAGATTTTAAAGAGCCAGATCGCAGAGCGGTTCGGCGCGGACGTGGAGTTTGGAAGCGGAAGCATTGTATATAAAGAAACCATCGCAAAAGCTGTGGAGGGCGTCGGCCATTATGAGCCGCTCCGCCATTATGCCGAGGTGCACCTTCTCATGGAACCCGGCGATCCGGGCAGCGGCATCCAGATTGCCAGCGAATGCAGCGAGGACATGCTGGATCGGAACTGGCAGCGGCTCGTGATGACCCATCTGGAGGAAAAGCCCTACCGCGGCGTCCTCACCGGCTCGGAAATCACGGACATGAAAATCACGCTGATTGCCGGCCGCGCCCACTTAAAGCATACGGAAGGCGGAGACTTCAGGCAGGCCACCTACCGGGCCGTCAGACAGGGGCTTAAGGAAGCCGGCTGCCGGCTTCTGGAGCCGGTTTACCAGTTCCGTCTGGAGCTTCCGGCGGAGTCTTTGGGACGCGCCATGGCCGATGTGGAACGGATGTACGGGACGTTTGGCGATCCCGTGCAGGATGGCGGGACGGCGATCCTTACGGGAAGCGCCCCGGTCGTCACCATGCGTGGCTATCAGCGGGAGGTGGCGTCCTATACCCGCGGCCGCGGCCGGCTCTCCTGTACGTTAAAGGGATATGAGCCGTGCCACAACGAGGCGGAGGTCATCGAGGCCATCGGCTATGATTTTGATGCCGATCTCCAGGATCCGGCCGGCTCCGTCTTCTGCGCCCACGGCGCAGGATATCTGGTTCCGTGGAACGAGGTAAAGGCCCACATGCATGTGGAGAGTCCTCTTGGAAAAGGCCGGCTCTCCGGCACGGCCCTGGACACCGTGAGCAGAAAGGAGCCTGCTGTCATAAGGCCGTCGGGAGGGACTGCGCCCGGCCGCATCCAGACTTCCTATGAAGAGGATAAGGAGCTGGAGGAAATTTTCAAAAGAACCTTCGGCGAGAAAAAACGCCCGTCTTTTTCTGACGGCGGCGGGCGGCGCGTGATCCGTGCAGGCGGCGGCGCAGAGCGGAAGCAGCCTGCGAAAACAGAGAGCGGGCCCTCGGAGGAATATCTCCTGGTGGACGGCTACAATATTATTTTTGCCTGGGAAGATTTAAGGAAGTTGGCAGAAACCAATATCGACGGGGCCAGGTACCGGCTGATGGATATTCTCTGCAATTACCAGGGGTTCCGAAAGTGTACGCTCATCGTTGTGTTTGATGCCTACAAGGTCACGGGAAACACGGGAGAAGCGTTAAAGTACCACAACATTCACGTGGTTTACACAAAGGAGGCGGAGACGGCCGACCAGTACATCGAAAAGCTGGCCCATAAAATCGGCCCCAGGTACCGCGTCACGGTCGCCACGTCGGACGGCTTGGAACAGCTCATCATCCGCGGCCAGGGCTGCCTTCTCATGTCGGCTTCGGATCTTCTGGAAGAGGTGGAGCGGGTGAATAAAGAAATTGCCATGGAAAAGGCGCGGCGGACAGGCTCCGGGAAAAACTATCTTCTGTCCCACGCAGACGGCGAAGTGGCAGAATATTTAGAACAGGTAAGACTCGGGACAGACGGGAAAAAGAAAGGAGGCAGGGGATGA
- a CDS encoding CapA family protein gives MSAGRKILIGALLALLAALAVLAVTAFLRRDSGYEAWKEAEKTEDTDGEAESYSFVIEAGSKEETEASAAEEVPQDKEIVLLFAGDVYLSNHVLAAYDSAGGINGVLDEAILKEIENADIFMANQEFPFTERGMAAADKQFTFRLPMDRVHLMNEMGIDIVTLANNHILDFGEEGLLDSCEALDAAGIRYVGAGADLERARKPEFMEAGGKTIGFLGTSRVYMDGSWAAGSGHPGVFSTYDSRQALESIRAAKELCDYLVVYVHWGVEKETVPKEYQRTMGREYIDAGADLVVGSHPHVLQETEYYNGKPIVYSLGNFVFGSSIPETALLKVVLREDGAELSMLPCTSSAGYTRMVQ, from the coding sequence ATGAGCGCAGGCAGAAAAATCTTGATCGGAGCCCTTCTTGCCCTGCTCGCAGCGCTGGCCGTCCTGGCAGTGACGGCATTTCTTCGGAGAGACAGCGGGTATGAGGCATGGAAGGAAGCGGAGAAAACCGAAGATACAGACGGGGAAGCGGAATCCTATTCCTTTGTCATTGAGGCAGGCTCCAAAGAAGAAACGGAGGCTTCTGCCGCAGAGGAAGTGCCTCAGGACAAAGAAATTGTCCTGTTGTTTGCAGGCGATGTCTACCTCTCCAATCATGTACTGGCCGCTTATGACAGCGCAGGCGGCATTAACGGCGTCTTAGACGAGGCGATTCTGAAAGAGATCGAAAACGCCGACATTTTCATGGCAAACCAGGAATTCCCGTTTACCGAACGGGGGATGGCGGCCGCTGACAAACAGTTTACGTTCCGTCTGCCCATGGACCGCGTCCATCTGATGAACGAAATGGGGATCGACATTGTGACGCTGGCGAACAATCATATCCTGGATTTCGGCGAAGAAGGGCTTTTAGACAGCTGTGAGGCTCTTGACGCTGCGGGGATCCGGTATGTGGGCGCCGGAGCAGATCTGGAGCGTGCGAGGAAGCCGGAATTTATGGAAGCCGGCGGAAAGACCATCGGATTTCTCGGCACCTCCCGGGTTTATATGGACGGAAGCTGGGCGGCAGGAAGCGGCCATCCCGGCGTTTTTTCCACATACGATTCCAGACAGGCGCTCGAATCGATTCGGGCGGCAAAAGAACTTTGTGATTACCTGGTAGTTTACGTCCACTGGGGAGTGGAAAAGGAGACTGTCCCAAAAGAATACCAGCGCACCATGGGGCGCGAATACATCGACGCCGGCGCTGATCTGGTAGTCGGGAGCCACCCCCATGTGCTCCAGGAGACCGAATACTACAACGGAAAGCCCATTGTGTACAGCCTTGGAAACTTTGTGTTCGGAAGCAGCATCCCGGAAACGGCGCTTCTTAAGGTGGTGTTAAGGGAGGACGGCGCAGAGCTTTCCATGCTTCCCTGCACATCGTCGGCCGGATATACCAGGATGGTGCAGTAA